The sequence ATTTCTTATCATTGTGATACTGTCTTCAATATCACCCTTACCTTCTATTTTTGCGACAAAGTCATCTGCACCAAGCGCCAAAGCTTCAATTGTTTTTTCTGCGCCTCTTACAGTGAGGGATGAAAATAAAATAACATTTACATCCCTATTAAAACTTCTTAGAACTTTAAGAGTTTCCATCCCATCCATAACTGGCATTTCAAGATCAAGAGTCACCAAGTCTATTTCTGAATTTTGTTTTAGATAATCAATTGCAATCTTCCCATTGGGAACAGCGTTCACAACATTAATGTTTTCCTCCCCCTCAAGGGCCTTGCTTATTGCAGATCTAAAAACAATGGAATCATCTACTATTAAAATATTCACGCTCTTCCTAACTGTTTAAGTTCCTAACCATCTCAGTAAGTCTATTTGCTAACTCTCCAAGTTTTTGCGAAGATGTTTGCGCACTTTGTGCCTCTTTACCTGTATTTCCTGCGGCCTGTGAAACTTGAGAAACATTTTCATTAATTTGGGCAACCCCTTCAGCTGATTCGGTTACAATTCTAGTCACTTCATTTGTTGTTGCTGCCTGCTCTTCCACTGAAGCTGCTATATTACTTGCATAACCGTTTACTTTTTCAATGGCATCTGAAATTTCACTAATAGAAGTTACAGCATTTTTTGAATCAGATTGAATAGTTTCAATTTTCTTAGTAATATCATTTGTTGCTTTGGCCGTTTGTTTTGCAAGTTCTTTAACTTCATTCGCAACAACAGCAAATCCTTTTCCGGCCTCGCCCGCTCTTGCTGCTTCAATAGTAGCATTTAGTGCGAGAAGATTTGTTTGTTGTGCAATTGAAGAAATAACTTTAATAACATTTCCGATATCCATGCTACTTTCACCAAGTTGATTGATAATTTCATTTGCATTTCTGGCCATACCAAGGGCATCATTTGTCATTTTTGAAGCTTCATTGGTTGTTTTTGTAATTTCTTTAATCGAAGCAACCATTTCTTCCATATTTGTTGAAACAGTTTGTACTCCAGCATTTACTTCTTCAGAGGCAACACTTGCTGTATTGGCCTGTGCTGATGTTTCTTCAGCTGCCGCTGACAGTGTATTTGCCGTTGCAAGAAGGCTGCTCGCTGCCTCAGTAAGTTGCTTAGAAGAATCAGTTAACTCATCAATTAGTTTAACACTTGAGGTAATTAGTGACCAGTTCACCATTGGCCCAAGAAATACGCCATCATTATCATAAACAGGAGAAATAGTAAGATCTAGAGTTTCTGGCCCAAGACGAATTTTTGCTCTATGTGGTAAATTGTTTGGATTAGAAAAAATTCTTTTTGCTCCGGCCGGATTTTTATGTACCAAATCTACACTCTTCCCAATTAGATTTTCAACACGGTCTGGTAAATATTGCTCTAATGTTTTTAATGTTTTTATTGATGTTTTATTCAAGTACTCTAGCGTTCCATCAGGAGAAGCAAGCATTGTATTAACAGGTGATAGATCAACCATTTGCTTCATTTTAATCATAATTTCTTCACTTTTCACTCTTTCTGTAACTACATCCCAAGTTACCATTGGCCCAATATATTCTCCAGACTTATCAACAATAGGAGAAACAAGAAGATCTAAAACTTCAGGTCCTAATTGTATTCTTGCTTTGTGAGGCAAATTTGAAGCAGAAGAAATAATTCTCCTTTGAACATCAGGGTTTTTATGAAAAATATCTATACTTTTTCCAATCAAGTTTTCAACTTTATCTGGAAGGTACTGTTCTAAACCTTTGAGGGTTTCAGTAGATTTTTTATTCATATAAAGAAGTTCACCAGTTCTACTGGCCAGCATTGTATTTATTGGTGATAAATCAATCATTTGATTAAGTTTAGAAGATTGAGATTCAAGTTCAAGCTTTTCAGTCACGATAGACCAGTTAACCATTGCTCCTAGATATTTTCCATTCTCATCCTGGACAGCAGATACTAAAAGGTCAAGTTTTTCAGGCCCAAGTTGAATAATTGCTTTATGAGGAAGATTTGAAGGATCTATAATAATTCTTCTTTGAACTTCAGGATTTTTATGAAATATATCGATACTTTTTCCAATAAGATTTTCAACTTTTTCTGGTAAATATTGCTCAAGTGTTTTTAATGTTTTTACTGAGTTTTTATTCATGTAGAGAAGCTCACCAGTTGGCGAAGATAACATTGTATTAATGGGGGATAAATCAAGCATACTTCTTCTAATAGATGCCTCAATGGATATTTTTTTGGAATCAGTAATGTCAGATCCATAAAAAACAATTTGGTCATCAGTCGGAATAAAAGTACCATGAATCCAAATGGGGTTTCCATTTAATGCAAGAAATTCAAAATCACCATTGACAGGCATTTTATTTTTAAGATCATTCCAAAGTCTTTTATACGACATTCCATCTATCAAATCTTTGCGAATGAGTTCTTTATAAGATTGAGGTCCCTTACGATTATCTTCAAATCCAAAAAGTGAACAAAATTTTTCATTTGCATTTAGAAGTTCTTGTGATTTGTTAAAAATTGCAAATGGAAAATGAGAGCTGAGAACTTCGAAATTATTTTCAGAGTTAACTGAAAGACCCTGATTACTTTTTAATTGACCCATAGATATATCCCCTTCCTAAAGATCGACACTTAATATCTTTTTTAAATCTAATAAAATTAATAAATTATCATTCAATTTATATACACCAGAAATAAACTTACTCAAATTTTCATTGATCGTATCTGGGGTATGCTCAAATCTTTTTTCCTCTACATTCATCACATCTAGGATTTCATCGACAATTAATGAGTAGAGAGATTCTTCTGAACGCACAATAATGTTCATATGAGATTGATTATTTGTTTCACCAATCTTAAAAAGTTTTTTCAGATCAATGCTTGTAACAATTTGCCCCCTCAAATTAATGAGCCCTTTTACATAATCTGGGGCCAACGGGACATCGGTTACTTTTTGAGATTTAATCACTTCTTGAACATCGAGAACAGAAATAGCATATAGGCCATCTCCTATTCTGAATCCACATAATTGATGCTCATCATTTTGAATTGATACTGCTTCCTGCATAATCTTCCTAGGCAATTAATTGCTTTATAGTTTCTATTATATCCTCTTTGTTTAATTTTTCCAGATGTTGTGTAAAACCAACCTCTTTAGATTTCCTTAAGTCTACTTGGTCAAAACGAGTCGTTAAGGCAATCAGAGGAATATCCTTATAATTATGACTTGATCTTCTAACTTCTTTTGCAAAAGACCAACCATCCATGTGTGGCATTTCAATATCTGAAATTACTAAGTCAATTTCTTCTTTTTTAAGTACTTCTAGTCCCTCTAGTCCATCTCTGGCCAATAGAACTTTCGCCCCAAATTCTTCGACAAGGTCCTTGATAACTTTTCTGTACATTTGAGAATCATCAACAACTAGAATCGTTTGATTCTTAAAGGCCGTTCCTTTTTCAATGTCACGGGAGACAAATCCAGATTTTTCAAGAATAGTATATATGTCAACTAAAGTAACAGTTTTTTCATTTACAAAAAGTGTCCCCATTATGCCTTCTC is a genomic window of Halobacteriovoraceae bacterium containing:
- a CDS encoding methyl-accepting chemotaxis protein, with translation MGQLKSNQGLSVNSENNFEVLSSHFPFAIFNKSQELLNANEKFCSLFGFEDNRKGPQSYKELIRKDLIDGMSYKRLWNDLKNKMPVNGDFEFLALNGNPIWIHGTFIPTDDQIVFYGSDITDSKKISIEASIRRSMLDLSPINTMLSSPTGELLYMNKNSVKTLKTLEQYLPEKVENLIGKSIDIFHKNPEVQRRIIIDPSNLPHKAIIQLGPEKLDLLVSAVQDENGKYLGAMVNWSIVTEKLELESQSSKLNQMIDLSPINTMLASRTGELLYMNKKSTETLKGLEQYLPDKVENLIGKSIDIFHKNPDVQRRIISSASNLPHKARIQLGPEVLDLLVSPIVDKSGEYIGPMVTWDVVTERVKSEEIMIKMKQMVDLSPVNTMLASPDGTLEYLNKTSIKTLKTLEQYLPDRVENLIGKSVDLVHKNPAGAKRIFSNPNNLPHRAKIRLGPETLDLTISPVYDNDGVFLGPMVNWSLITSSVKLIDELTDSSKQLTEAASSLLATANTLSAAAEETSAQANTASVASEEVNAGVQTVSTNMEEMVASIKEITKTTNEASKMTNDALGMARNANEIINQLGESSMDIGNVIKVISSIAQQTNLLALNATIEAARAGEAGKGFAVVANEVKELAKQTAKATNDITKKIETIQSDSKNAVTSISEISDAIEKVNGYASNIAASVEEQAATTNEVTRIVTESAEGVAQINENVSQVSQAAGNTGKEAQSAQTSSQKLGELANRLTEMVRNLNS
- a CDS encoding chemotaxis protein CheW; translated protein: MQEAVSIQNDEHQLCGFRIGDGLYAISVLDVQEVIKSQKVTDVPLAPDYVKGLINLRGQIVTSIDLKKLFKIGETNNQSHMNIIVRSEESLYSLIVDEILDVMNVEEKRFEHTPDTINENLSKFISGVYKLNDNLLILLDLKKILSVDL